A stretch of Dietzia lutea DNA encodes these proteins:
- the purL gene encoding phosphoribosylformylglycinamidine synthase subunit PurL, translating into MTSHVDSISHASSTPELAQPWAELGLKEDEYARIREILGRRPTDAELAMYSVMWSEHCSYKSSKVHLKYFGETTTDEMRSTMLAGIGENAGVVDIGDGWAVTFKVESHNHPSYIEPYQGAATGVGGIVRDIMAMGARPVAVMDQLRFGPADADDTHRVLPGVVAGVGGYGNCLGLPNIGGETVFDESYAGNPLVNALCAGVMRVEDLHLAFASGTGNRIILFGARTGLDGIGGVSVLASETFDVGEDGAPVKPRKLPSVQVGDPFTEKVLIECCLELYREELVVGIQDLGGAGLACATSELAAAGDGGMHIVLDNVPLRAEGMSAAEILSSESQERMCAVVAPENVDAFMEVCRRWDVLAADIGEVTDGDRLTIEFRGEIVVDAPPESLADEGPVYERPVERPADQGALQADTTAGLTRPATGDELRQTLLDMISSPALCSRKFITEQYDRYVRGNTILAEYADGGVLRIDEESGRGIALSTDASGRYTRLDPYTGARLALAEAYRNVAVTGATPVAVTNCLNFGSPEDPGVMWQFREAVHGLADGCAELGIPVTGGNVSFYNQTGTTPILPTPVVGVLGVIDDVARRTPTAFGDTPGESIYLLGETRDEFDGSVWAQVAHDHLGGTPPTVDLTWEATLARIMATCSKDGLITGAHDLSEGGLAQAVVESALAGECGMRIVLPEDADPFVWLFSESSGRVIVSVPRGEEIRFQQMLTAQSIPHARIGVTDPDPSTFEVQGQFTLTIDELRDAHEGTLPALFGVDPV; encoded by the coding sequence TGGCCATGTACTCCGTCATGTGGTCGGAGCACTGCTCCTACAAGTCGTCCAAGGTGCACCTGAAGTACTTCGGTGAGACCACCACCGACGAGATGCGGTCTACCATGCTCGCCGGCATCGGCGAGAACGCCGGCGTCGTCGACATCGGCGACGGCTGGGCCGTGACCTTCAAGGTGGAGTCGCACAACCACCCCTCGTACATCGAGCCCTACCAGGGTGCCGCGACCGGCGTCGGCGGGATCGTCCGCGACATCATGGCGATGGGCGCGCGGCCCGTGGCCGTGATGGACCAGCTGCGCTTCGGCCCCGCGGACGCCGACGACACGCACCGGGTGCTGCCCGGCGTCGTGGCCGGCGTGGGCGGCTACGGCAACTGCCTGGGCCTGCCCAACATCGGTGGCGAGACGGTGTTCGACGAGTCCTACGCCGGCAACCCGCTGGTCAACGCCCTGTGCGCTGGCGTCATGCGGGTGGAGGACCTCCACCTGGCGTTCGCGTCGGGCACGGGCAACCGCATCATCCTGTTCGGCGCCCGCACGGGCCTCGACGGGATCGGCGGCGTGTCGGTCCTGGCGTCGGAGACCTTCGACGTGGGCGAGGACGGCGCGCCCGTGAAGCCGCGCAAGCTGCCCAGCGTGCAGGTGGGTGACCCGTTCACGGAGAAGGTGCTCATCGAGTGCTGCCTCGAGCTGTACCGCGAGGAGCTGGTGGTGGGTATCCAGGACCTCGGTGGCGCCGGCCTGGCGTGCGCGACCTCCGAGCTGGCCGCGGCCGGTGACGGCGGCATGCACATCGTGCTGGACAACGTCCCGCTGCGCGCGGAGGGCATGAGCGCCGCGGAGATCCTGTCCTCCGAGTCGCAGGAGCGCATGTGCGCCGTGGTGGCCCCGGAGAACGTCGACGCGTTCATGGAGGTGTGCCGCCGCTGGGACGTGCTGGCCGCCGACATCGGCGAGGTCACCGACGGTGACCGGCTCACCATCGAGTTCCGCGGCGAGATCGTGGTGGACGCCCCGCCGGAGTCGCTGGCCGACGAGGGGCCGGTCTACGAGCGCCCCGTCGAGCGCCCGGCCGACCAGGGCGCCCTGCAGGCCGACACCACCGCCGGCCTGACCCGCCCGGCCACCGGTGACGAACTGCGGCAGACGCTGCTGGACATGATCTCCAGCCCCGCCCTGTGCTCGCGCAAGTTCATCACCGAGCAGTACGACCGCTACGTGCGCGGCAACACGATCCTCGCGGAGTATGCCGACGGCGGCGTCCTGCGCATCGACGAGGAGTCCGGCCGCGGCATCGCCCTGTCGACCGACGCGTCGGGCCGCTACACCCGGCTCGACCCGTACACGGGCGCCCGGCTCGCCCTGGCGGAGGCCTACCGCAACGTCGCCGTCACCGGCGCCACCCCGGTCGCGGTGACCAACTGCCTCAACTTCGGCTCGCCCGAGGACCCGGGCGTGATGTGGCAGTTCCGCGAGGCCGTCCACGGGCTCGCCGACGGCTGCGCGGAGCTGGGGATCCCCGTCACCGGCGGCAACGTGTCCTTCTACAACCAGACCGGCACCACGCCGATCCTGCCGACGCCCGTCGTCGGTGTGCTCGGCGTGATCGACGACGTCGCGCGCCGCACGCCCACCGCGTTCGGCGACACCCCCGGAGAGAGCATCTACCTGCTGGGCGAGACCCGCGACGAGTTCGACGGCTCCGTCTGGGCCCAGGTCGCCCACGACCACCTCGGCGGGACGCCCCCGACCGTGGACCTGACGTGGGAGGCCACGCTCGCCCGCATCATGGCGACCTGCTCCAAGGACGGCCTGATCACCGGCGCCCACGACCTGTCCGAGGGAGGCCTCGCCCAAGCGGTGGTCGAGTCGGCGCTGGCGGGGGAGTGCGGCATGCGCATCGTGCTGCCGGAGGACGCGGACCCGTTCGTGTGGCTGTTCTCCGAGTCCTCTGGCCGCGTCATCGTCTCGGTGCCGCGCGGCGAGGAGATCCGCTTCCAGCAGATGCTCACCGCCCAGAGCATCCCGCACGCCCGCATCGGCGTGACGGACCCGGATCCGAGCACGTTCGAGGTGCAGGGACAGTTCACGCTCACGATCGACGAGCTGCGCGACGCACACGAGGGGACGCTGCCGGCGCTGTTCGGCGTCGACCCCGTCTGA
- a CDS encoding YoaK family protein translates to MRDLRRRERVLAVVLAGTAGFVDAVGFLVVGGYFVSFMSGNSTRMVVSLADGDLGAAGIAAVVLVSFFTGAVVGAVVTRRRNLDDRPAVLTLVAVLLVAALAAQRLTTVEVLAVPLSVAVAATAMGAMNSVFHSGGEVSLGVTYMTGAVVKSAHRLVDALAGGSWAPYRQQVALWSALVLGGVAGALLHVVMGADALALAAAVVIGAVIVTVRLRARDLRTP, encoded by the coding sequence ATGCGTGATCTGCGGAGACGCGAACGGGTGCTGGCCGTGGTGCTCGCCGGCACGGCCGGGTTCGTCGACGCGGTCGGGTTCCTCGTCGTGGGCGGCTACTTCGTGTCGTTCATGAGCGGCAACTCCACCCGCATGGTCGTCTCCCTCGCGGACGGTGACCTCGGCGCCGCCGGCATCGCGGCCGTCGTGCTGGTGTCGTTCTTCACCGGAGCGGTGGTCGGCGCGGTCGTCACGCGCCGCCGCAACCTCGACGACCGGCCGGCAGTCCTCACCCTCGTCGCGGTGCTGCTGGTGGCCGCGCTCGCGGCGCAGCGGCTCACCACCGTCGAGGTCCTCGCGGTGCCGCTGTCGGTGGCGGTCGCGGCCACGGCGATGGGTGCCATGAACTCGGTGTTCCACTCCGGCGGCGAGGTCTCGCTGGGCGTGACCTACATGACGGGCGCGGTGGTCAAGTCCGCCCACCGCCTGGTCGACGCGCTGGCCGGCGGCTCGTGGGCGCCGTACCGCCAGCAGGTGGCGCTGTGGTCGGCGCTCGTGCTGGGCGGCGTGGCGGGGGCCCTGCTGCACGTGGTCATGGGGGCCGATGCGTTGGCCCTGGCCGCGGCGGTCGTGATCGGCGCCGTGATAGTGACGGTCCGGCTGCGGGCCCGGGACCTCCGAACGCCCTGA
- a CDS encoding LssY C-terminal domain-containing protein produces MSTSERTASAADGDAAPAASPAAPPASPAAPVPAGPPVYVSPPSKVRDDTVRPPLPGTVIDTVFFALATVAAAWLGWRLLDDVWHHAWWHLFLLVPFWALVAYLVLPRLQTLITSVYVPGYFIARTRTSDGLLGDPVNLAVDGTARQIHEAMTACGWVLADDVTVRSSWGIVLSSVLRRSYPSAPVSPLTLFGRRQCLAYQQEIEGNASRRHHVRFWRCPDGWLLPGGHRVQWLGAGTYDRAVGLSLFTLQVTHKIDADIDVERDYIVDSIRYHVPEAGVRVLENFSAGYHSRNGGGDAIRTDGDLPVVDLRAVPVSEVSAAELPPGVVRAARGYDDPRAEGGIASGDPDRPADDAAPDPGHLPRPAALTAGCALVAVTVLVLTVLALRDVLGGADLEEFAGLDESEVVPAVMALAVFIGAVYGAMAVLALLTWLGYARPRVWLLAMTVVSTISTEYGRLTTDAEQDTFLGGYPVLAVNVLILLLLTSRPARTWSRRTAQERRARRRALPVGAGAPA; encoded by the coding sequence ATGTCCACCAGCGAGCGCACGGCGTCGGCTGCCGACGGCGACGCCGCCCCCGCGGCATCGCCCGCCGCCCCGCCCGCGTCCCCGGCCGCGCCGGTTCCCGCCGGGCCGCCCGTCTACGTCAGCCCGCCGTCGAAGGTCCGCGACGACACGGTGCGACCGCCGCTGCCCGGGACCGTGATCGACACCGTGTTCTTCGCCCTGGCCACGGTCGCGGCGGCGTGGCTGGGCTGGCGGCTCCTGGACGACGTGTGGCACCACGCGTGGTGGCACCTGTTCCTGCTCGTCCCGTTCTGGGCGCTGGTGGCCTATCTCGTCCTGCCGCGGCTGCAGACGCTCATCACGTCGGTGTACGTGCCCGGCTACTTCATCGCGCGCACCCGCACCTCCGACGGCCTGCTGGGGGATCCGGTGAACCTCGCGGTGGACGGCACGGCGCGGCAGATCCACGAGGCGATGACCGCGTGCGGCTGGGTGCTGGCCGACGACGTCACGGTTCGCTCGTCGTGGGGCATTGTCCTGTCGTCGGTGCTGCGACGGTCGTACCCGTCCGCGCCGGTGAGCCCCCTCACGCTCTTCGGCCGGCGACAGTGCCTGGCCTACCAGCAGGAGATCGAGGGCAACGCCTCCCGACGGCACCACGTCCGGTTCTGGCGCTGCCCCGACGGCTGGCTCCTGCCGGGCGGCCACCGGGTGCAGTGGCTGGGCGCCGGCACGTACGACCGCGCGGTGGGCCTGTCGCTGTTCACGCTGCAGGTCACCCACAAGATCGACGCGGACATCGACGTCGAGCGGGACTACATCGTCGACTCGATCCGCTACCACGTGCCCGAGGCGGGGGTGCGGGTGCTGGAGAACTTCTCGGCCGGCTACCACTCCCGCAACGGCGGCGGTGACGCGATCCGTACCGACGGCGATCTGCCGGTCGTGGATCTGCGCGCCGTGCCCGTGTCCGAGGTGTCGGCGGCGGAGCTGCCGCCCGGGGTGGTCCGGGCGGCGCGCGGGTACGACGACCCCCGGGCGGAGGGCGGGATCGCGTCGGGCGACCCGGACCGCCCGGCCGACGACGCGGCCCCCGACCCCGGGCACCTGCCGCGCCCCGCCGCGCTGACGGCGGGATGCGCGCTGGTCGCGGTGACCGTGCTCGTCCTGACCGTGCTGGCGCTGCGCGACGTGCTGGGTGGGGCCGACCTCGAGGAGTTCGCCGGCCTGGACGAGTCCGAGGTCGTGCCGGCCGTCATGGCGCTCGCGGTGTTCATCGGCGCCGTGTACGGGGCGATGGCCGTCCTCGCGCTGCTCACGTGGCTGGGATACGCGCGGCCGCGAGTGTGGCTGCTGGCGATGACGGTGGTGAGCACGATCTCCACCGAGTACGGGCGCCTGACCACCGACGCCGAACAGGACACCTTCCTCGGCGGATATCCTGTCCTCGCCGTGAACGTCCTCATCCTGTTGTTGCTCACCAGCCGTCCCGCGCGCACGTGGAGCCGGCGCACCGCGCAGGAGCGGCGTGCGCGCCGGCGGGCCCTGCCGGTCGGCGCGGGGGCCCCGGCGTGA
- a CDS encoding sterol carrier family protein has translation MSRVPDAAAVRAAVEAVAPWLDDDETNARPGRSALAAAVRGTVESLAAELPGRSVEVRVPPYAAAQCVEGPRHTRGSPPNVVETDPRTWLELATGRVTWETAVAEGRVRASGTRAAAVAAGLPVVRRA, from the coding sequence GTGAGCCGCGTCCCCGACGCCGCGGCGGTGCGGGCGGCCGTCGAGGCGGTGGCCCCCTGGCTCGACGACGACGAGACGAACGCCAGACCGGGTCGGTCGGCCCTCGCGGCGGCGGTCCGCGGCACCGTGGAGAGCCTCGCGGCCGAACTGCCGGGGCGGTCGGTGGAGGTCCGTGTGCCCCCGTACGCCGCCGCGCAGTGCGTCGAGGGGCCGAGGCACACGCGGGGGAGTCCGCCCAACGTCGTCGAGACGGACCCGCGGACGTGGCTGGAACTGGCCACGGGCCGGGTGACGTGGGAGACCGCCGTCGCCGAGGGGCGGGTGCGCGCCTCGGGGACGCGGGCGGCCGCGGTCGCGGCGGGCCTGCCCGTCGTCCGCCGGGCGTGA
- the purF gene encoding amidophosphoribosyltransferase: MREHQLVESTSSRPAPSGALRRTGGPAAVGLGLPDPSAPGPAGLPIDTERIGPVEECGVFGVWAPGEDVAKLTYYGLYALQHRGQEAAGIAVADGEQVLVYKDLGLVSQVFDEKTLESMHGHVAIGHCRYSTTGAASWDNAQPMFRPTTEGGSVVLGHNGNLVNTRELKRDATELGIRGYTEDSAHSDSDIISTLLAHEAREGGLEEAAARLLPHLRGAYCLTFSDENTLYAARDPHGVRPLALGRLERGWVVSSETSALDIVGASFVRDIEPGELIAIDADGVRSRKLSPPTPKTCVFEYVYLARPDSVINQRLVNSARVEIGRRLAREHPADGDLVIPVPESGTPAAVGYAQGSGIPFAQGLTKNAYVGRTFIQPSQTIRQLGIRLKLNPLREVIRGQRLVVVDDSIVRGNTQRALVRMLREAGALEVHVRIASPPVRWPCFYGIDFASPAELIANGVDASDGMLEGVRRAIGADSLGYVSVDGMIEASGQRSDELCAACFDGHYPIELPDDSAMSAAVRALAAEVDELEIAEAPDRSESADAVHRL; this comes from the coding sequence GTGAGGGAGCACCAGCTGGTGGAGAGCACGTCGTCACGTCCGGCACCGTCCGGGGCACTGCGCCGTACCGGCGGCCCCGCAGCCGTGGGGCTCGGGCTGCCGGACCCGTCCGCGCCCGGACCGGCGGGTCTGCCGATCGACACCGAACGCATCGGCCCCGTCGAGGAGTGCGGCGTCTTCGGGGTGTGGGCCCCCGGCGAGGACGTCGCCAAACTCACCTACTACGGCCTGTACGCGCTGCAGCACCGCGGCCAGGAGGCGGCCGGCATCGCCGTCGCCGACGGCGAGCAGGTCCTCGTCTACAAGGACCTCGGCCTCGTCAGCCAGGTCTTCGACGAGAAGACGCTCGAGTCGATGCACGGCCATGTCGCGATCGGCCACTGCCGGTACTCGACCACGGGCGCGGCGAGCTGGGACAACGCCCAGCCGATGTTCCGCCCCACCACCGAGGGCGGTTCCGTGGTCCTCGGGCACAACGGCAACCTCGTCAACACCCGCGAGCTCAAGCGAGACGCCACCGAGCTGGGCATCCGCGGGTACACCGAGGACAGCGCGCACTCGGACTCGGACATCATCTCCACCCTGCTCGCGCACGAGGCCCGGGAGGGCGGGCTGGAGGAGGCCGCCGCCCGCCTGCTCCCGCACCTGCGGGGCGCCTACTGCCTCACCTTCTCCGACGAGAACACTCTGTACGCGGCGCGTGACCCGCACGGGGTCCGCCCGCTGGCGCTCGGTCGCCTGGAGCGCGGGTGGGTGGTCTCCTCGGAGACCTCCGCCCTGGACATCGTGGGCGCCTCGTTCGTCCGCGACATCGAGCCCGGCGAGCTCATCGCGATCGACGCCGACGGCGTACGGTCCCGCAAGCTCTCGCCCCCGACCCCCAAGACGTGTGTCTTCGAGTACGTCTACCTGGCCCGGCCGGACTCGGTGATCAACCAGCGTCTGGTCAACTCCGCCCGCGTCGAGATCGGTCGCCGGCTGGCCCGCGAGCACCCCGCCGACGGCGACCTGGTCATCCCGGTGCCCGAGTCCGGCACGCCGGCGGCCGTCGGGTACGCCCAGGGCTCGGGCATCCCGTTCGCGCAGGGGCTCACGAAGAACGCCTACGTGGGCCGCACGTTCATCCAGCCCAGCCAGACCATCCGGCAGCTGGGCATCCGCCTCAAGCTCAACCCCCTGCGCGAGGTGATCCGAGGGCAGCGCCTGGTGGTGGTGGACGACTCGATCGTCCGTGGCAACACGCAGCGCGCCCTGGTGCGGATGCTGCGCGAGGCGGGCGCCCTCGAGGTGCACGTCCGGATCGCCTCGCCGCCGGTGCGCTGGCCGTGTTTCTACGGCATCGACTTCGCCAGCCCGGCGGAACTCATCGCCAACGGCGTCGACGCGTCGGACGGGATGCTCGAGGGTGTCCGCCGCGCGATCGGCGCGGACAGTCTCGGGTACGTCTCCGTCGACGGGATGATCGAGGCGAGCGGCCAGCGCAGCGACGAGCTGTGCGCGGCGTGTTTCGACGGGCACTATCCCATCGAACTCCCCGACGACTCTGCCATGAGCGCGGCCGTGCGTGCGCTCGCCGCTGAGGTCGACGAGCTGGAGATCGCCGAGGCCCCGGACCGCAGCGAGAGCGCGGACGCCGTCCACAGGCTCTGA
- the purM gene encoding phosphoribosylformylglycinamidine cyclo-ligase, which translates to MTENPHPPTGASYAAAGVDIDAGERAVELFAPHARRATRPEVMGGLGGFAGLFSLKNTYRQPLLASSTDGVGTKIAVAQAMDVHNTVGIDLVAMVVDDLVVCGAEPLFLQDYIAIGRVVPEHVADIVEGIAEGCVRAGCALLGGETAEHPGLMAPGEYDISATGVGIVEADEILQAENVRPGDVIVGMASSGLHSNGYSLARHVLLDLARLPLEGHVEEFGRTLGEELLEPTRIYALDCLSLIAETDVRVFSHVTGGGLAENLARVMPRGLVARLDRGRWPVPAVFGTIAHHGRVEQAEMERTFNMGVGMVAVLPEEDVDRAQAVLTARHVENWVIGRVEKAGEDADAPRVVLEGSHARF; encoded by the coding sequence ATGACCGAGAACCCACACCCCCCGACCGGCGCCTCGTACGCCGCCGCCGGCGTCGACATCGACGCGGGTGAGCGCGCGGTGGAGCTGTTCGCGCCGCACGCCAGGCGGGCGACCCGGCCGGAGGTGATGGGAGGCCTCGGTGGCTTCGCCGGGCTGTTCTCGCTGAAGAACACCTACCGCCAGCCGCTGCTGGCCTCGTCCACGGACGGCGTCGGCACCAAGATCGCGGTCGCCCAGGCGATGGACGTGCACAACACGGTCGGGATCGACCTGGTCGCCATGGTCGTCGACGACCTCGTGGTGTGCGGCGCCGAGCCGCTCTTCCTGCAGGACTACATCGCGATCGGCAGGGTCGTCCCCGAGCACGTCGCCGACATCGTCGAGGGCATCGCCGAGGGGTGCGTCCGTGCCGGTTGCGCGCTGCTGGGCGGCGAGACCGCCGAGCACCCGGGCCTCATGGCTCCGGGCGAGTACGACATCTCCGCCACCGGCGTGGGGATCGTGGAGGCCGACGAGATCCTTCAGGCCGAGAACGTCCGGCCGGGCGACGTCATCGTCGGGATGGCGTCCTCGGGGCTGCACTCCAACGGGTACTCCCTGGCCCGCCACGTGCTGCTCGACCTCGCGCGGCTGCCCCTCGAGGGACACGTCGAGGAGTTCGGCCGCACGCTGGGCGAGGAGCTGCTCGAGCCGACGCGGATCTACGCGCTCGACTGCCTGAGCCTCATCGCCGAGACCGACGTCCGGGTGTTCAGCCACGTCACCGGCGGTGGCCTGGCCGAGAACCTGGCCCGCGTCATGCCGCGCGGTCTGGTCGCGCGGCTCGACCGCGGTCGGTGGCCCGTGCCCGCGGTGTTCGGCACGATCGCGCACCACGGCCGCGTCGAGCAGGCGGAGATGGAGCGCACGTTCAACATGGGTGTGGGCATGGTCGCCGTCCTGCCCGAGGAGGACGTGGACCGGGCCCAGGCCGTCCTCACCGCCCGCCACGTGGAGAACTGGGTGATCGGCCGCGTGGAGAAGGCCGGCGAGGACGCCGACGCGCCCCGCGTCGTGCTCGAGGGCTCACACGCCCGGTTCTGA
- a CDS encoding DUF3073 domain-containing protein translates to MGRGRAKAKQTKVARELKYNTPQTDLERLQQELSGGGSSMRLNTDEDDDPYGSWSDGSTRY, encoded by the coding sequence ATGGGCCGAGGCCGCGCGAAGGCGAAGCAGACCAAGGTCGCTCGCGAACTCAAGTACAACACTCCGCAGACGGACCTAGAACGTCTCCAGCAGGAGTTGTCGGGTGGGGGGTCGTCCATGCGGCTCAACACCGACGAGGACGACGATCCCTACGGGTCGTGGTCCGACGGCTCCACCAGGTACTGA
- a CDS encoding YgfZ/GcvT domain-containing protein: MTDPAVPDRTDSRYRSPILTRPGAVDAADDSADAGIPHHYGDPFGEQRAADSGFVIVDRSHRDVLTIGGGERLTWLEGFVSQHVAEIGDGGGGETLVLDANGRIEHHAVLADVDATLVVDTEPGRGESLLQFLTKMVFWADAAPADADLAVLTLAGAALPATLTSPDGTEVDLPTGDYASMALPGGGIARRMPWPQAGSVDLVVPRPALTAWFTAAVDAGARPAGSWAFEALRAAGTTPPRGRLGVDTDEKTIPHEIPTWIGDVAQQGAVHLDKGCYRGQETVSRVHNLGRSPRVLVRLQLDGSSGDELPAVGAEVRAGGRPVGRVGTVVQHHEDGPVALALLKRAVPMDSALEIDGVDAAVDPDTAPQDGGPQAGREAIRRLRGQA; this comes from the coding sequence GTGACCGATCCAGCTGTGCCCGACCGGACCGACAGCCGCTACCGCAGCCCGATCCTGACCCGCCCCGGAGCGGTGGACGCGGCCGATGACTCCGCCGACGCCGGGATCCCCCACCACTACGGCGACCCCTTCGGCGAGCAGCGGGCCGCCGACTCCGGGTTCGTGATCGTCGACCGCTCCCATCGCGACGTCCTGACCATCGGCGGCGGCGAGCGGCTGACGTGGCTCGAGGGGTTCGTCTCCCAGCACGTCGCCGAGATCGGCGACGGTGGCGGCGGTGAGACGCTGGTGCTCGACGCCAACGGGCGGATCGAGCACCACGCCGTGCTCGCCGACGTGGACGCCACGTTGGTCGTGGACACCGAACCCGGCCGGGGCGAGTCGCTGCTGCAGTTCCTCACCAAGATGGTCTTCTGGGCCGACGCGGCCCCCGCGGACGCCGACCTCGCGGTCCTCACCCTCGCCGGGGCGGCCCTGCCCGCCACCCTCACCTCGCCCGACGGCACCGAAGTGGACCTCCCGACCGGCGACTACGCGAGCATGGCGCTGCCGGGTGGCGGGATCGCCCGCCGGATGCCGTGGCCCCAGGCGGGCTCGGTCGACCTGGTGGTCCCGCGCCCGGCGCTGACGGCATGGTTCACCGCCGCGGTCGACGCGGGCGCCCGGCCCGCGGGTTCCTGGGCGTTCGAGGCGCTGCGTGCGGCCGGGACGACCCCGCCGAGGGGTCGCCTGGGCGTGGACACCGACGAGAAGACGATCCCCCACGAGATCCCCACCTGGATCGGCGACGTGGCCCAGCAGGGCGCGGTGCACCTGGACAAGGGTTGCTACCGGGGCCAGGAGACGGTGTCCCGGGTCCACAACCTCGGACGCTCCCCCCGCGTCCTCGTGCGGCTGCAGCTGGACGGGTCGAGCGGCGACGAGCTGCCCGCGGTCGGCGCCGAGGTCCGCGCCGGTGGCCGCCCGGTCGGCCGCGTCGGCACGGTGGTCCAGCACCACGAGGACGGCCCGGTCGCCCTGGCCCTGCTCAAGCGGGCGGTCCCCATGGACTCGGCCCTCGAGATCGACGGGGTGGACGCCGCCGTCGACCCCGACACCGCCCCGCAGGACGGCGGCCCCCAGGCCGGCCGTGAGGCGATCCGCCGGCTCCGCGGCCAGGCCTGA
- a CDS encoding aminodeoxychorismate lyase, with product MGTPAGTAIDRPDDTRVVVLVSGGPEGPRPRVHPAAEPLLLADDLAAVRGDGCFETLLVVGGRPAKPERHLARLARSAAASGLTGPSEEAWRAGIDLAAREWGPRTEAMLRLVLSRGPERGGQETAYITVAPVSGFALRARAEGIAVTALGRGYASDAAESAPWLLLGSKTLSYATNMAALRHAAAGGFDDVIYLSSDGEVLEGPRSTVVIARDGELLSPPAEVGILEGTTLAAMAEVAARDGVPVRRERLLLTDLVSADAMWLLSSVTLYARVRRIDDTTLPGGDPGIDVAGMVDRAVGRA from the coding sequence ATGGGCACTCCAGCGGGAACGGCGATCGACCGACCTGACGACACCCGGGTCGTCGTCCTGGTCTCCGGCGGGCCGGAGGGGCCGCGGCCACGGGTCCACCCGGCGGCCGAGCCCCTGCTCCTGGCGGACGACCTCGCCGCCGTCCGGGGGGACGGGTGTTTCGAGACCCTCCTGGTGGTGGGCGGCCGCCCGGCGAAGCCCGAACGGCATCTCGCGCGTCTCGCGAGGTCGGCAGCCGCGTCGGGGCTCACCGGTCCGTCGGAGGAGGCGTGGCGGGCCGGGATCGACCTGGCCGCGCGCGAGTGGGGGCCCCGCACCGAGGCGATGTTGCGCCTGGTGTTGTCCCGTGGGCCCGAGCGGGGCGGGCAGGAGACCGCGTACATCACCGTCGCGCCCGTCAGCGGGTTCGCGCTCCGGGCGCGGGCGGAGGGGATCGCCGTGACGGCCCTCGGTCGGGGGTACGCCTCCGACGCCGCCGAGTCCGCGCCGTGGCTGCTGCTCGGCTCCAAGACCCTGTCGTACGCCACGAACATGGCGGCCCTCCGGCACGCCGCGGCGGGCGGGTTCGACGACGTGATCTATCTCTCCTCGGACGGTGAGGTCCTCGAGGGGCCGCGCTCGACGGTGGTGATCGCCCGCGACGGAGAACTGCTGAGCCCGCCGGCGGAAGTCGGGATCCTGGAGGGCACGACCCTGGCCGCGATGGCGGAGGTCGCCGCTCGCGACGGTGTGCCCGTGCGGCGTGAGCGTCTCCTGCTCACCGACCTCGTGTCGGCCGACGCGATGTGGTTGCTGTCCTCGGTGACGCTGTACGCCCGGGTCCGCCGGATCGACGACACGACGTTGCCGGGTGGGGACCCAGGGATCGACGTCGCCGGGATGGTCGATCGCGCGGTCGGACGCGCATGA
- a CDS encoding FABP family protein has protein sequence MTESGQPNAGDPTTPTPEGVGGESVVRGSGNAAVNAAAQRSEETARRNIPAFSELPVPEDTANLRFGPDLHPGLLALLPLVGVWEGEGEADTEDRGQHRFGQQVVVSHDGENYLSWTSRSWTYDSGGAVDDAAYRETGFWRISADDQLEFLVAHASGIIEMYYGAPITQSAWEMATDVVLASPTGPKRGGAKRIYGIVEGGDLGWVEERVHPEKGLVPHMSARLRRVAG, from the coding sequence GTGACGGAAAGCGGCCAGCCGAACGCCGGTGACCCCACGACGCCCACCCCTGAAGGGGTAGGCGGCGAGTCGGTGGTGCGCGGGTCCGGGAACGCTGCCGTCAACGCCGCCGCGCAGCGCTCCGAGGAGACCGCCCGCCGCAACATCCCCGCGTTCTCCGAACTCCCTGTCCCCGAGGACACCGCCAACCTGCGCTTCGGGCCCGACCTCCACCCCGGCCTGCTCGCCCTGCTGCCCCTCGTGGGTGTCTGGGAGGGTGAGGGAGAGGCGGACACCGAGGACCGCGGTCAGCACCGGTTCGGCCAGCAGGTGGTGGTCTCGCACGACGGCGAGAACTACCTGAGCTGGACCTCCCGCTCGTGGACCTACGACTCCGGAGGCGCCGTGGACGACGCGGCCTACCGCGAGACCGGGTTCTGGCGGATCTCGGCGGACGACCAGCTCGAGTTCCTCGTGGCCCACGCCTCGGGGATCATCGAGATGTACTACGGCGCCCCCATCACCCAGTCGGCATGGGAGATGGCCACCGACGTGGTCCTCGCCTCCCCCACCGGCCCCAAGCGGGGCGGCGCCAAGAGGATCTACGGGATCGTCGAGGGCGGCGACCTCGGCTGGGTCGAGGAGCGGGTCCACCCGGAGAAGGGTCTGGTCCCGCACATGTCCGCGCGGCTGCGCCGCGTCGCGGGCTGA